The Ziziphus jujuba cultivar Dongzao chromosome 1, ASM3175591v1 genome segment gtattatattatattacagtttCAAATGCTGCTTTTTTTTGGAGAAGTGGGTATCCCTAGAAAGTTACCCAGCTATTTTATGTCCTATTTAGCTGCTAAATGTTGTAGTGTAACCTTCCGTTCAATCTTATGGCAACAGTTTACCCGTCAAACCTGTGTAAAAACATTAtctgcatatatatttttaatgcatTTTATTGCTTGTAAGATTCAAACTTAGGCCTGACCCATCCCCGTTTCTTCCCTTACCATTTCAGCCATGTGCATATGTGTTGCAATTATGTGTAGATATTGTTTATTTGGCCTCTTGAATATACTTTATTGGTTTAGCCCAACTATATGGACTTATTATATAGTCTTGCTTGTGTTCTGTACTTTGTTTTATGCTTTGTTTTGGGTCAAGTACTTATTTGTCAAGTCTTTAATCTCTAATACACGTGCATTTGGTGACATTTAAGTTTTAATGAATCACTTCGTCCTTCCCTTTTTCCCTTGAAATtgcttaatttgcttaattttcTTCTGTGCTTAATCTGAGACCTGGAGAGTGTAGAAAATTTCTCCTTATGCAGATTTGTCGTCTTAATTTTTTGTCAGGCCTTTCTCCTTTACTTATGCCTTCTTCATCTGGAAGGCCTCAAATTGGCTCATTGAGGAGGCAATCTAGTCAAAGCAGTCTGGTAGAAGCTTTATCTATGAAAAATGAGGGAATTAATGAGAGTGGGTCTACCAGTTCAGCAGCTGTTCATGCCGATATTGGCCCGAGGATAGAGAAAGGTACTTCAGAGTGGCAGTTAAAAGGAAAGCGGAATTCAAGagtaaataaagatagaaaaCAAGACTCAAGAAAATATGTGGACATAAATGATGAGTCCAATGCTTGTTTGGCAGGTATAGAGCATTTGGATGGATTCTCTCAGGGTTCTGATCTAAAGGTTGATTGCAATGGCACTACTGGATCCTTTGGTTCGTATAATTGCACTTTACAAGCAAATTCCAAACCAGTTTCTGAAGACCAGGCTGATGGGTTGCATGACTGGAGCAAGCATCTACCCCCACGGGAGTGCAATATGAGAGGGTCAACATCTGAGGTGAAGCTATTGCCTGATGCCTCGCTAACACCACAAAGGTTACTTCCTTATCGTCAATCACGCTTTACAAATAACAGCAGATATCAGTCATCTGATTTTTCTACTAGAAATTACTGCCCTGATGCCTCTTTATATGATGTTAAGCTTGAGGTGAAAGCGAAGTATAGGCCGCCGCATGTTCCGCTGGTTTCCCTCATGAGTAAATTGAATGGTAAAGCTATTGTGGGCCATCCTCTCACAGTGGAGGTTTTGGACGAAAGCTATTGTGACAATTTGTTAAGCAGAATGGAACATGATCTGGAAGGTGGTGAAATGGTTTATGGTAAGCCATATTCAGTAAGTGGAAGAACTCCAACCAAGCATTTGGTATTGCAACCGCGACATTCTCCTAGGAAGtcaccaaaaacaaagaaatctgGCTTGTTGCCTAAAAAGATTAGGAAACTGTCTTCACTGACTGGTCACAAGCAATCTGAAGAGAGAAAACAAGTGGTTGAGAAACCAAAGGCTCCATTAATAGCTTGTATTCCCCTTAAATTAGTATTTAGTAGGATAAACGAAGCAATGAATGGTTCGGCACGACAAACACACCGCATTTTAACATCAAGCAACACATAATGGTGGGTTCCTTGGGGGAAATGTTGCGGTAGCTCTACATTTTACCTTTGAAATTTGTTTCCTTGGATTGGGGGGGTGTTTTTGATTCAATTTCTGCGGCCTAGTTAGCTGATGCTTCTTATTTAACCATGTTCGGTTGGCAGCATGCATTATACGATCTGCCTGTGTGGTAGAATCCCTTTGTATAATTTTCATGACATTTCGATGTTGTAGAAACTGGTAGCCGTATGATCAATGGAGGCTGCTCATGGCTCTGTATATAATGTAACATTAGATGAGTTGTAAAGGTGACCTAGTATTAGGTGTTTCATGACCTGATATTAGGTTTCTTAGTTTTAGAATTTGATTCCAGAGATCAAATAACTTCATTCCCCACTGTACTTCTGCCATTTGTCatgatattattaatttcttttgagGCACTTCCCTTATTCATACTTTGGTTTTGTTGCTTGAAATTCATGCATTTACCTTAAAACACTGTCAAGGTGGTGTTGCATTTTTGTGCTTCTGTTTGTATCTCTGGCATGTTTTGGTGTTGTTGAATTGCTTcctcgtttttgtttttgttttctttggcgTTTGCTTTGTTGCCTTCTTGTCTTCAGAAAATGATGTTACATTAGAAGGATAGAAAAGTAAATTTGAGTATGTAATCCAACGGCTTAATGTTGTCGTTGGGCAAAAAGATTGTCATTTACCAAAGTAATTACGAAATACGAAACACTGGAATACTTTCGAATTTGTCTCCAGATAATTTTGTTTGCAATACcaaaataagatttaaaaacttgactaatttatcaattaagttaactatttgttaattatgttgaaatttgacaaaactaaagAATAATATCACTTAGAACTTTTTTgaaagttatattatttattccatcaaattttataaaaaaattggcaaTAGAAAAGTATAATTTTCACATTGTAAcatgcttcatttttttttttttttggttgggtgaAAAGAAAATTGTGACATTTTTAATGTTTACATTGAAAAAAGAACTTTTAAGAGATcgaaattgatatatatatatatatatatattttttttttggtaaatataatttaccatttaaataatttattacttTACTATTCTATTGGGGTATAGacgtaatatataaaaatgttggACGGCATTATCGTCCAAACGGTAAAAATGCAATTAGGGTTTCCGTATATAAGTTCTTAACATAAAACCCTTCTTCTTTGTAGTCTCCAAAGTCTCCTGCAAGAGCTCACGTATCAAACCCTAGACAGGTTCTCTTcgcaattttccttttttatttttctgagtaCATATTGTTGTGCTGAaactgtaaatatatatataaacatatgttGGAGGAGGTGTGTAACAGAGATAGATCTATGTGGTGTGCAGGAGGAGATGGCGACCGTACCAGGGCAGTTGATCTGGGAGATCGTGAAGAAGAATAACAGCTTTTTGGTGAAGCAGTTTGGAAGGGGCAACGCTAAAGTTCAGTTCAGCAAAGAGAGCAACAACCTCTACAATCTCAACTCCTTCAAGCACTCTGGTACTACCATGCATTTCTCTTtctaaatattgtttttttttttttcttttaattaatgaaaGGAAAACCAAAGATTTAATCTTTGTGGAGTGAAAGTGAAACTTCCAGTGGAATGAGAAAGTATATATGGTTTTATGCGAGTAAAGCTTCTTTTAGGCATTCTAAGAGAAAATGAATGATTGCAACGTAGTAGATTTGAATTATTTACGATATGTTTTGATTTGTTCATCCTCATAaattgcaaaagcaatattaatCTGTTCAATGGACAAGAATGTGTTTTGAGAATTTGGGCTCTTTTCACTTTATTTAATGGgaaaatttgtttgtttgtttattcatCTTATAAGTGGGAATTGTTTGATTAGGGTTGGCAAACAAGAAAACTATCACCATTCAACCTGCTGGTAAAGAAGGTGTGTTGCTCGCAACCACCAAGACCAAGAAACAAAACAAGCCTTCTGCTTTGCTTCACAAGTCTGTTATGAAGAAAGAGTTCCGCAGGATGGCTGATGCAGTTGATAATCAGGTAAATTTaacttcatatttatatatagatgtatgtatatatgcttGGTATGTGCATGGATGTATCTGTTTAGTCTATATGGAAACTGAAGATTATTTAGAGTGGTCGATAGTTTTAAGGACCTTGTCTATTCCATCGCTGTTTGATATCTGGAAATTTGGTTTGCATGTTTTAAAAATAGTATTGTTAGTTTGAAAAAGAGATTCTATACGTGCCCAACTGAACATACCCATGGGCTATACCCACAAGCATAAAATAAAACTGGCTTAGTTCTCGTTTGAATGTGTATGGTGCCTAATTCTTCTGCGGTGATGAGCCTCTAACATGTAAGAAGATCCATCTTTAATGGTTTCTTCTATGAAATACACTTGTTACGCTTGGCTTCTGAGCACGCAATCATTTATTCTGGTTAGTGTTTTACAGACATATTCTTATTTATAGAGAGATGGAGACTAGTTTATGTTTCAGTGGGGTGCCTGTAGGCTTCGTGTTTATATTTGTATGCCTCTAAATAATTGGCCTGTGGtcttatctttctttttctttcaaaaatttgaaatggATTTTGATGGTGTTATGTTTGCAAGAATCTAACTCATTTGTGGTCGGCAATCACAATTTTTGCTCTTCGCATCTATCTATTTGTGTGGCTCTTAATGTTAATGCAACTCATTTTCATTCTTGCAGGTAGCCAGTAACTACTACAGGCCAGATTTAAAGAAGGCAGCCCTTTCTAGGTTGAGCGTTGTGCACAGGAGCCTCAAGGTTGCCAAGTCTGGTGTCAAGAAGAGGAATAGACAGGTTGTGAAGGTTCATGCCCGGACGTGAGAGCCAAAGAATAGACAGACTATGAAAGTTCCATGATCAGAAGAAGTGAGAGTCAGAGAGGGTTGATTAATTACAGTGTGCTTTTCCTAATTTTGagacttttttatatttgatcgTTGGATTTGGCTTGGTGCTATCTTTTTGTTAACGTTAGATATTGAGTTTATTCAATAGCAGTATCTTTTGGTCCAAATGATCATGAAAAGAGacttaatttcttttgttttataatcTTTTTCCATGTTGCACAATGTGTTAACATGTAGATTGCTAAGTGGGTAAACCTTATAGTTGCCCCTCCATCGGATCAGAGAGCAAGGTTTTTGCAAGTTGCATGTTCTCTCTCTGAAACAGTATCATAAGCGGGGGCAATCAGCCTAATAATGGACATCATGCCTATAAAACcaaaagataatattaaattagaTTTTCTCTTGAAATTGAAATGTCATAACCATGTTGATTCGATCTCTTATTGATATTTCtttccaaatccaaaataacatataaaaaaaggATCTATCAGGTTGAGCTTTGCACCAAGTAGTGTACACTTGAGAACTGTATCTGGTCAAATCTAAGGACCTGTGCAAAACCAAAACCGCTGTTTTTGCTGCCTAATCAAGAGGAGCAGCATGTAGCTTTCTGGGCAACTGGGCGCCCATGCATGCGCACTGTGGCAGCCTTGTTTGCGCTCATTGCTGGTTGGCTGGAAATTCTACAATGAACACAAGCCAGTGGAAGGTAATCAAACTCATATTGGTTTGACTGCTAAGAAGTTGAGAATGCTTGACTATATTTAAACCAGTTAGATCAACCATTCTGCTCAAGTTTATAGCATGCAAGCATATAAAGGGTACAAACCCACCTATTCTTTATCTCTGTTACCATAGTCGTGAAAGCCTGCTCCACATTGGTGGCGTTTTTGGCACTTGTTTCTAAAAATGGAATCCCAATTTCATCTGCAAATGCCTTtataaaccagaaaaaaaaaaaaaaaaaaggtccagaTAACATGaacgaacaaaaaaaaaaaaaaaaaaaaaaatgaaattagtaACAACATGCATCAAAGAGAAATTAGTGACTTAGGTATATGCCTTTGCAGTTTCATAGGAAACCGCTCTCTTCTTAATCAAGTCAGATTTGTTTCCAACCAAGAGCCTGTTCACATTTGAAGTGGTAAATTTATCAATTTCCTCCAGCCAGACCTTGACATTGTTGAAGCTTTCTTCATCAGTAATATCATAGACAATCTAGCAAAAGGGCAGCAAATCATAAAAATTCATCTGTAACATTATATAACACAAAATCTCAAATTGGTATATGAAGGAAGCAGATGCATACAACAATGCCATGTGCACCGCGGTAGTAACTGTTTGTAATTGTTCGGAATCGCTCTTGACCAGCAGTATCCCACTGAAAAGAGCAAACCCGAGATTTCATTATTAGAGGCTTAATCAACATTCGTCTTCACTCCTTAGAAATTGGAAGAACAGGATTTACTTACAATTTGGAGCTTGATGATCTTCCCTTCTTGCTCTACCGTTCGGATTTTCTAATTAGAGGAAATAATAACAGACCATGAAAACATAACACCAAAAACTCTGAAAGTATGAAATTGTCACACCGTACTTACAAAGTCAACACCGATGGTACTTATGTAGCTCTCAACATAAGAATCATCCTATAAAAATGAGATTGAAAATAATTGTCAAAATGCAGAAAATGAAGACCATACAAAAAGGAAGTCACACAAAGTTGTGTGTTCCAAACAAACATCCTTATATCCGTACAAACTGTAGCTCAATGCTTGATgtatagaaaaccaaaaaagagaaatatatcAACCAGTATATAGACCGCGGATTTGAATCTTAATAACATAAAGTTCATGACATATAAGTATGCTttcatcaaaacaaaatttcagCAGGtgttgtgatatatatatattcttactcTCAACAAAAAATTGTGCTAGTTTCATTctaaaatataagatatttaGCTATACCATTTACAAAACTGAACCAGACTTCTTGTGATAACTATAATTTGAATGCAAAAAGTGAAAGTTTGAAAGATGTGTAATTGAATTCCTACCGCAAATCTCAGTAGAAGACATGACTTGCCGACACCAGAATCTCCAATGAGCAAAAGTTTGAAAAGATAGTCGCtgcaacatatatattaaaaaaaaataaataaatttccttAGATCATCAACCATTATGTTTGttaattgaaattcaaattagaaCATAATGTCATCAAATAAGTAAAAATTCATATTCGCTCGATCTTTTTCAGTCTTTCATTTCTAGTCTTGCAATGAAGAAAACAAGATCCGCAGAAAATTACTCGAATTATATGATAGAATCATCCATACAAGTCAATGTGATCATTGTTCCTCGTTCATGTATCCCACCTTGTCCCAAACCACCTTAATGCATGAATATTGATGGATTAACAACATGCCCTGCAATTCCATCCTTGGCTtctattatttcaaataaaacaaTTCCCTCTAATGCCTATTATATCCTTCCTGTTACATGCTATTGGTGTAAAAgtatgcatatttttttttcatgttgtccTCTATAATTTGAACTCATAAAATCTTAACCTAATCCAAACTCCAATTCCTATCCTAAGCTCAATATAAATACAGCAGCTTATTTCACCATTAGTTTCAAGTAAATAACAACATCTACGAAATTCAAGTGCCTTAGTTGCTTTCTGATTCATAGATAGACCTTCATTTATGCACTTGTCCATGGCCAAATCGACACAAAGTACTATTACAtgtagaagaaaacaaaattcttCAACAACGGATTCCGAATCTTCTTCAACCAGAAgcataataaacaaaaattctcAACAGGGGAAAAACCCAGAAAAtcgattgaaaaaaaataaaaataaaatacttttaaggCCTTTTCGTTCAACAATatcaaaaattcaccaaaattagagaaaataatAGGTGGGTTTGATTCGAAATCccaaataatatcaaataaaaaaaaaagtcaaaattacaTATTGAATAACATGGATCATGAATGTTGTTTGTACCTATTATACATTTccaatatatacaaaataatataatgcgTAAAAATAATAGTTATGATGGTATAAGAAGGATTACTATTCAGGAGTCATGGCTTGGCTTGGCCAGCTGATGAAGGAATTTCCAGATATGACAATTACGAACACCACGTAGAGAGCAGTCCCCTGTCGCATGGAATCCCAGTTTGTTGTTCACCTTTCACGGACTCGGTAGCTCTTCAGAAGTTTCTTTTGGGCCATATATGCTGGACCCAATTCACTGGCCCAAATATTGAAGCCCAATCATctattatataattgatttcattttcatttttatacctatatatatatatatatatattctttttttttttcagaaaagaaaaatcctatatttatatcatgaagaaaaataataatctgcATGTTTTTCCAAATTTCCAAATCCCTCAAGTAGTATTGGTCCTATACCATCCCAaactaaattgattttttatgcCACAAATAACTTGTCTGATTTCATTTGTAGGCTGGcaaaccaacaatatatatattgtgggtATAGTagtatatatgataattaattcgGCTTGAAAGAGATGTCTCTATACACCAATCCATAGGAAAGAAAATGCATACTTGAATCATATCAAAAATAGACAAATCTAAGTTCTtggaagattatatatataaaacatattatttttcttttggttaggCTTGACTTGGCCTGCAAGTCTAAATCCGGAGGAGTCTTTTGTCCGAGAAGCCTCTTCTCTAACCAAATCAAAGTCAACGTAATGATTCAAAATCATTGGCTGTGTTTATTATTAATCATGAAatgattcaaaatttttgatttaGTAGCACCTTTTGTTTTGATAAGAGTTTAGGAAACATAcgtttgtttgtatttttaccattttgattcCCTCTAATTCGAGAAAACTATTACAATAATGATTTGAGTTTTGTCAAGGCAGAAAACATGAGGAACTTTcctaatacatatataatattatgtgcGAAGCATATATTCCATTTTGAGCAATATTAATAGTCTATGTAAACAACTATTACCATATAGACCCATCAATCATAGGATTTTTACATAGCCAAAAATTTGTGCCAATGAATCTACAAGTGCGAAGGAATAttagaaaagtcaaagtcaaattaagTGATTGCCCACACGCATTAGAATACTATGTTACTTGCCATGATATACTTCTCCAACCATATAAAGCCAAGATTATCCTCTCTGTATTCTATCATTTGTAGCAGTTTCTTGGCCAGGAGGAGCCAAGAAGCAGCAGCTCAAAAAACCATGTCTATCAAGAAGACTCATTCGCTCAACAATGGCGATGCTATGAAGGTTGATGTTGCAAAGAAAGGAAGGTCCTTCGATCGTTGTTTCTCTTTCATGGAGATATCACTGGAACCAGGAAAACAGCTCAAAGATATGGATTCAGACAAACTCAAGTCTCAGATCAGGAAATGGGCTAAGGCGGTTGTTGCATATGCTCGACAAGTTAGTGGTCGTTTTGGAAGCTCTAGTGGCTAATCAAAAACCTCTCTGAAGCATGTTTTGCCTTAAAAACATGAAATTCTACGGATTGGTTGTATAGCAACTCATTTTGCTAGTGTAATTTATGTAAATATGAGTTAGACAAATTGACGAATTTGTTAATTCTTTGAATTGGTTGGATATGGCAAAAATTTGTGTATACTTCGAGGATTGGTTGGTTAGGCCGGACCCGTTGCTTGTATAGTCGGACTCAAAAGGAAATAAAGGGGctcatattgttttttttttaattttctgtctACTACTGTATGTAAAATGTAATCTAGCTACaagaaaaatgtgaaaaaaaagaaaagaaaattacaaaccagtttcaacaaaaattttatacaacACGACCAATATGGAAATTCCAAAGTCATATAAGCCTTGGAAAGAACATTTTAAGCTTAAACTCCTTGTTCTCATGAGATAAAAAGTTgtccaaaacttaaaaagatcCTGTCCTCACTCTTCCTTTTTCATACCAAATTCCTTTTCTACAACATGTTCCTTTTCCTCACGAGATTCCTTCTCTGCGGAGATGGACCTTAAAATCCTCTTAGAACACACGTCTTGAGCCTGTGTTGCATTTTTCATTCGGTTGGCTCTAACCCATGCAGGTTCCTACAAGAAAATCAGAATTATATGGTATTTGATCTTCCAAATAATGATGGTTAATGCTTTACTTTTTGGGGCCTTTGCATATATTAGTCATAAGAAGAAATGTGGATTCTGAAATTACAAAGCCTTTTTTTACAATGAGGAAAGTGAAATAACCTCCGGGACAAAGCGAGAGAATCCAAACTTGATCATGAGGAGAATATGCTCCATGACAAGGATTGCTGCTAGTCCAGGCTCGATTTTCCATCTTCCTTCCTCGTCGTACAGCCATGCTAAAAGTGCGCAGTTGGTGCATATTGACATAACTGTAAGAAACTGAAATTCGTACAGATATCCTCATGTCAGTAAGACAATGACTGAAACTGTCAAAGTAACATATTTTGAAATGATATATTCAAGTACCTGAAAAATGTTTAGCCAAGCTCCAATTGTTGCAGCAGCACGGGGTTGTGGCCTCTTAAACATAGTAAGCAGCTTCAATGCGTCTGTTCGGATTTCAGTGATATTGTTCTGCAATGAGCGTACCACCAACGTTCATTTacttaataagaaaaagaaaaagaaaattcatataatattaCAGAATGTATCAGTAAAATCATTACATACCAAAATAGCAAAGGCAAAAGCGAGGGGAAATGCACTAGCAAACATCATAATCATGCCAAATTGCAATGCCAATTCCAAAAGATCTGCAGGCAGGTTTTGAAGGTCTAACCAGTCacagaaataaaaatacatagacAGTCTCTAATTGATGCACAAAGCAGAAGGTCCAATTTGACACATGTCATTGCTAAGATGATGCCCACATCATCCTCTAGCTAAATTTAGTATCAAAATTACCATCAAATAGTCCATCTTCAATCTCCTCGCCAATACTTGCAGAGTAAGAAGGCTTCAGGTACTCTTTTTCTACCCTAGAAGAAAACTGAATTTTCCccgatgatgattttttttcctGCCTTTTCTTGCTTCTTGACTCCAGAAGAACATTAGCTTGTGTTCAGGTAATATACAAGCTATAATTGCATCCCATTATGTAAGAGGTCTAAGTGATGACAATAAAACAAACAGAAGCTTACCGGATTCTGTATTTCTTGTAACTATATTTTAGATATGGCAAAGAATTTTCCCAAAGGTTTTGCAACACCTGGAAAGTAATGTCCAGTTCAAGAGCATTTTAAACCACTGAGTAAGGAACTAGACAAAACCATAATGGTGAAtgttgtttatgtatttgaccTCAGAGACAAGAAGGCGCAGAATCAAGACTTGGCGGAGAGTTAAAAAACTACGGTGCAAAAGAGCATGGTAGAAAACTCCTATATACGATTGCATAAAATACAGACCAAACACCTGCAAGAGAAATCAAGTCTGTGAAGCATTGCCTAAATTTCAAGAACAAGAACCCAAATATACATGACACCTTCAGTTATATACCTTGTAGACCAAGCTATCAgcccttttttctttattttcgtTGTCTTCATGCTTGATGAGCTTGACAGAGATCTTCCCTCCAACTTGTGTAAGATACTGAATGGCGAAAAGATAAATGGCAGTAAGCCCGAACCTGAAAAGCAAAGatggtaaattttaattctcaagacacaaatccataaaaatttgaCAGGACATAAATGAAAATGTTCAGTATGTTTGTTGCAGAAATATTTCAAAAGCAATGTTATAGCTCCACCCCATTTACATGCAGAGCCTGAATGCTAAAATATTAAACTTGATTTAGCCATTTCAAAAAGAATAGATGTTAATACTTTTCCTTCTTGTGTCTTACTTTATAATATCAGACTCCATAACCTCGTAAGTATGAGCATAGGCCAGTTCAAATGGCAACTGGAGGCATATAATACTCAAGATAACAAGAGCATCATTTCTGAATCGCAAAAGTCGTCCAAACCACTCATTTCTTTGAAAcacttctttctctatttttatgTGAGCTTTTCTGACAGGCTTCTCAGCTGACTGTACAGAACTCCTGTCCATGCCCAAAAGCTTGTATCCCACGTCAGCTTCCATTGAATAACTAATCTGCCATCTATCACAAGACAGGAATATAtaatagaagaaaggaaaagggaaacAGATAAATACCAAGTTAAAATGTGAATTCGAGTTCAATAACAATGACAAGTTACCTGGCTAAAAGGGCAGAGTTCTTTCGTTTCCAGAACTGGGAAAACATTATAGCCCATAATATTATACTTACAAAGAAAATGGGGAGCACGAGTAACCTCAACGACCTAAACTCAAGAACATAGCTATTTTTATGAGAACAATTCACCAGAAAAACAAACTAAGATTAACAGCATGCAAGACATAAAAGAGACAGCATCACGGACCCACCCAAAATTGATGATCTGCAAAGTAAGCCCAAATGCAGCAGGGAAGAGCAACCACCGTGTATACATTCCAAGGAAAGCAAAATAGACCGCAATCTgcaaaaagtaataaatttttgttcatATGTTATGCAAACTCTTAAATGAATAGTTTTTTGATAAAGCCAATTTAACCTTGGTTCCGAAGTACGAATAAATCTCATCTATTGGCTGGTTTGTGAAGTCCCACCAGTGAAGTGCCCAACTATAGAGGagcttctttctctttgtttcatCTGTCAACCAAAATTCATATTACAATTCAGAACTAAGTTGATACCAGAGCCGGCAATCTGTTCTCTCAGGTTGATAGTTAAAACATACCATGCAAAGGAAAGACTCGCTTAACAATGCCTTCTGTTTCCAACTTCTGAAGCAAACATTCCCCAACTTCCCATTTGAACTCCTTACCATCATATTTTAGAGTAATAGCTGTTTGCCTCTTGTTTTTCTGTAAAATTTAATTCATGTACCATTAACAAGAAGCAGATGCATAgttcaaaaacaaattttggtCGGTGCCCAGATTTCGTCAGAGACAGAAAAAAGATAGAGAATTTGTTTTGGATAAGATAAAAGGGCATGGACCGCTGATTGATTAAATTATAGTATAAAATCATTGCTAAATGAAATGGAATTCCATATTAGTGACTCACAATTCCACGTATTAGATGCTGATAGCAGTAAAACCGCTCACACCAACTGAACAATGAACCATCAGGTTGTCTCTCAAAAGCTTTAACTTCCTCCCAATGAAATTGTAATTCCATCCCTGAAAAGTGGCATTGCTCATTGGTTCACGAAGAAACAGTATGCTTATGATAGTTATAAGATATCGGCAATTTCAGAACAGGACAACTAAACATGAACTGAACTACAGGAAAATGAAGAATCTCAATAGAAAATTGCATCATAGTATTACCAATTCGAGTCTGTTTTGTTATTTGCAACTCGGCAGCAGCCATCCCTAAAGTCTCCAAAGATGCTGCCAGCTGAACGAGGAAGATAAATGGCAAATAAATCGTAAACAAAGCTGGACAAcgaatttaatatgtattacaTAGAATTCAAGGAGGTAAATAAtgattttcaaattgaaaattcaaGGGACAGTAAAGTGTTTGTTGTAagtattgaaataaataaataaataaaaactgaacCTTAATAAACTCATCAGCAACACCAAGCACTCTCTCAGCAATTAAACCCACTTTCTTGAACTCATTTACAAGAACCTCCACACAGTCAGAAGATTCATCTTCTACCTTCACAGTTCTTTTTGGAACCACAACCCCAATTTCAAAAGTAGGCTGTTCCTCAAGCACGTCCATTTCCAGCCTAACTTGGTTCCAAAACCAAGATAAAAAAATTGTCCCTGTACTTATGATTCAAGTGAAGCTTTTATTAAACTAGAAGGTG includes the following:
- the LOC107403849 gene encoding anoctamin-like protein At1g73020 isoform X1, which translates into the protein MDVLEEQPTFEIGVVVPKRTVKVEDESSDCVEVLVNEFKKVGLIAERVLGVADEFIKLAASLETLGMAAAELQITKQTRIGMELQFHWEEVKAFERQPDGSLFSWCERFYCYQHLIRGIKNKRQTAITLKYDGKEFKWEVGECLLQKLETEGIVKRVFPLHDETKRKKLLYSWALHWWDFTNQPIDEIYSYFGTKIAVYFAFLGMYTRWLLFPAAFGLTLQIINFGYVLEFRSLRLLVLPIFFVSIILWAIMFSQFWKRKNSALLARWQISYSMEADVGYKLLGMDRSSVQSAEKPVRKAHIKIEKEVFQRNEWFGRLLRFRNDALVILSIICLQLPFELAYAHTYEVMESDIIKFGLTAIYLFAIQYLTQVGGKISVKLIKHEDNENKEKRADSLVYKVFGLYFMQSYIGVFYHALLHRSFLTLRQVLILRLLVSEVLQNLWENSLPYLKYSYKKYRIRSKKRQEKKSSSGKIQFSSRVEKEYLKPSYSASIGEEIEDGLFDDLLELALQFGMIMMFASAFPLAFAFAILNNITEIRTDALKLLTMFKRPQPRAAATIGAWLNIFQFLTVMSICTNCALLAWLYDEEGRWKIEPGLAAILVMEHILLMIKFGFSRFVPEEPAWVRANRMKNATQAQDVCSKRILRSISAEKESREEKEHVVEKEFGMKKEE
- the LOC107403849 gene encoding anoctamin-like protein At1g73020 isoform X2, coding for MDVLEEQPTFEIGVVVPKRTVKVEDESSDCVEVLVNEFKKVGLIAERVLGVADEFIKLAASLETLGMAAAELQITKQTRIGMELQFHWEEVKAFERQPDGSLFSWCERFYCYQHLIRGIKNKRQTAITLKYDGKEFKWEVGECLLQKLETEGIVKRVFPLHDETKRKKLLYSWALHWWDFTNQPIDEIYSYFGTKIAVYFAFLGMYTRWLLFPAAFGLTLQIINFGSLRLLVLPIFFVSIILWAIMFSQFWKRKNSALLARWQISYSMEADVGYKLLGMDRSSVQSAEKPVRKAHIKIEKEVFQRNEWFGRLLRFRNDALVILSIICLQLPFELAYAHTYEVMESDIIKFGLTAIYLFAIQYLTQVGGKISVKLIKHEDNENKEKRADSLVYKVFGLYFMQSYIGVFYHALLHRSFLTLRQVLILRLLVSEVLQNLWENSLPYLKYSYKKYRIRSKKRQEKKSSSGKIQFSSRVEKEYLKPSYSASIGEEIEDGLFDDLLELALQFGMIMMFASAFPLAFAFAILNNITEIRTDALKLLTMFKRPQPRAAATIGAWLNIFQFLTVMSICTNCALLAWLYDEEGRWKIEPGLAAILVMEHILLMIKFGFSRFVPEEPAWVRANRMKNATQAQDVCSKRILRSISAEKESREEKEHVVEKEFGMKKEE
- the LOC107403849 gene encoding anoctamin-like protein At1g73020 isoform X3, whose translation is MAAAELQITKQTRIGMELQFHWEEVKAFERQPDGSLFSWCERFYCYQHLIRGIKNKRQTAITLKYDGKEFKWEVGECLLQKLETEGIVKRVFPLHDETKRKKLLYSWALHWWDFTNQPIDEIYSYFGTKIAVYFAFLGMYTRWLLFPAAFGLTLQIINFGYVLEFRSLRLLVLPIFFVSIILWAIMFSQFWKRKNSALLARWQISYSMEADVGYKLLGMDRSSVQSAEKPVRKAHIKIEKEVFQRNEWFGRLLRFRNDALVILSIICLQLPFELAYAHTYEVMESDIIKFGLTAIYLFAIQYLTQVGGKISVKLIKHEDNENKEKRADSLVYKVFGLYFMQSYIGVFYHALLHRSFLTLRQVLILRLLVSEVLQNLWENSLPYLKYSYKKYRIRSKKRQEKKSSSGKIQFSSRVEKEYLKPSYSASIGEEIEDGLFDDLLELALQFGMIMMFASAFPLAFAFAILNNITEIRTDALKLLTMFKRPQPRAAATIGAWLNIFQFLTVMSICTNCALLAWLYDEEGRWKIEPGLAAILVMEHILLMIKFGFSRFVPEEPAWVRANRMKNATQAQDVCSKRILRSISAEKESREEKEHVVEKEFGMKKEE